From a region of the bacterium genome:
- the nusB gene encoding transcription antitermination protein NusB, whose amino-acid sequence MNTRRVARELALLTLSQVKPTDAKPALADLMGRAAAMLAGEAREHLNTACATLARVRDELARLNSEEFGPDLVHEMTRAAIVGGRGDELDAGAIEKTALMFFRRAKEQEAMPELTQGLLETSIPEAISGIEQVQQAADLLAWALEWPAMAALADSTSVRTFALKLIEQYHSHKDEIDGELGKAAANWKVERMASLDRDVMRIALGELKYSPEVPVEVAINEAVELAKKYGTEESGKFVNGVLSAFAKEAAKIRA is encoded by the coding sequence TTGAACACCCGTCGTGTCGCCAGAGAGCTGGCGCTGCTCACCCTCTCACAGGTCAAGCCGACCGACGCCAAGCCGGCCTTGGCCGACCTGATGGGCCGCGCGGCCGCCATGCTCGCAGGCGAGGCCCGCGAGCACCTCAACACCGCCTGTGCGACGCTTGCGCGGGTGCGCGACGAGCTAGCCCGCCTCAACAGCGAGGAGTTCGGTCCTGACCTGGTCCACGAGATGACCCGTGCGGCCATCGTCGGCGGCCGCGGCGACGAGCTGGACGCAGGCGCCATCGAGAAGACGGCCCTCATGTTCTTCCGCCGCGCCAAGGAGCAGGAGGCCATGCCCGAGCTGACCCAGGGTCTGCTCGAGACCTCCATCCCCGAGGCGATTTCGGGCATCGAGCAGGTGCAGCAAGCCGCCGACCTGCTCGCCTGGGCGCTGGAGTGGCCCGCCATGGCCGCTCTCGCCGATTCCACCTCGGTGCGCACCTTCGCCCTGAAGCTGATCGAGCAGTATCACTCCCACAAGGATGAGATCGACGGCGAGCTCGGCAAGGCCGCGGCCAACTGGAAGGTCGAGCGCATGGCGAGCCTGGACCGCGACGTGATGCGGATCGCCCTGGGTGAGCTCAAGTACTCGCCCGAGGTGCCCGTCGAGGTCGCGATCAACGAGGCCGTCGAGCTCGCCAAGAAGTACGGCACCGAAGAGTCCGGCAAGTTCGTCAACGGCGTCCTCAGCGCCTTCGCCAAGGAAGCGGCCAAGATCCGCGCCTAG